In the Piscinibacter sp. XHJ-5 genome, one interval contains:
- a CDS encoding methyl-accepting chemotaxis protein, translating to MNWIRRVSQCNRVRIGFALMAIITAALGGSAAWLLQAQAGLQSAAWAMGVAGASACVFALVSGWAISHSIKAPVEDTVQAVIRVAGGDLETRIESPGKDEISWLRHELNSMRKKLRTAVLEVRTTVDAVNSASEEIARGNTDLSRRTESQASALEQTSSSMHQLAETVRSNAKNTGEARDVVSVSSEVAQRGARIMQDVIERMEQINQSAGRISEIIGVIDGIAFQTNILALNAAVESARAGEHGRGFAVVASEVRALAQRSSMAAREIKALIVDSTDKVSAGSKLVDQAGSTMGDILDSVKRVSALMDEIARAGQAQSEGIGRMHQAIAQMDTVTHQNAALVEQVAAAALSLKGQAGRLSGAMGSFRLAA from the coding sequence GTGAACTGGATTCGTCGCGTCAGTCAGTGCAATCGGGTCAGGATCGGCTTCGCGCTGATGGCCATCATCACGGCCGCGCTCGGCGGCTCGGCCGCGTGGCTGCTGCAGGCGCAAGCCGGCCTTCAATCAGCCGCCTGGGCGATGGGCGTCGCGGGCGCCTCGGCCTGCGTGTTCGCGCTCGTGTCCGGGTGGGCCATCTCGCACAGCATCAAGGCGCCTGTCGAAGACACGGTGCAGGCAGTGATCCGCGTCGCCGGCGGCGATCTGGAGACCAGGATCGAATCGCCCGGGAAGGACGAGATCTCGTGGCTGCGCCACGAGCTGAACTCGATGCGCAAGAAGCTGCGCACCGCCGTGCTCGAGGTGCGCACGACGGTCGACGCGGTCAACAGCGCGTCCGAGGAGATCGCGCGAGGCAACACCGACCTGTCGCGCCGCACCGAGAGCCAGGCCAGCGCGCTCGAGCAGACCAGCAGCTCGATGCACCAGCTGGCCGAGACCGTTCGCAGCAATGCGAAGAACACCGGCGAGGCGCGCGACGTGGTGTCCGTGTCCAGCGAAGTGGCCCAGCGAGGCGCCCGCATCATGCAGGACGTGATCGAGCGCATGGAGCAGATCAACCAGAGCGCGGGCCGCATCTCCGAGATCATCGGCGTGATCGACGGCATTGCGTTCCAGACCAACATCCTCGCGCTCAATGCGGCGGTGGAGTCGGCCCGCGCCGGCGAGCACGGCCGCGGTTTCGCGGTGGTGGCGTCGGAGGTGCGGGCGCTGGCCCAGCGCAGCTCCATGGCCGCGCGCGAGATCAAGGCGCTGATCGTGGATTCGACCGACAAGGTCAGCGCGGGCTCCAAGCTGGTCGACCAGGCCGGCAGCACCATGGGCGACATCCTGGACAGCGTCAAGCGCGTGTCCGCGCTGATGGACGAGATCGCGCGTGCGGGCCAGGCGCAGAGCGAAGGCATCGGCCGCATGCACCAGGCGATCGCGCAGATGGACACCGTGACGCATCAGAACGCAGCCCTCGTCGAGCAGGTGGCCGCAGCGGCCCTGTCGCTGAAGGGGCAGGCGGGTCGGCTCAGCGGCGCCATGGGGTCCTTCCGGCTGGCGGCCTGA
- a CDS encoding MoxR family ATPase, with translation MGIDERLAEWRTLALRVEDEVAKAVIGQPETIRLINVALFARGHVLLEGDVGVGKTTVLRAFARAIGGDFERVEGTIDLMPGDLIYHTHVDAEGRPRIDPGPLLRHGERLTTFFFNEINRARPQVQSLLLRAMAERSVSAFNRDYRFPQMTVFADRNKVEKEETFELASAARDRFMLELNMGRPTDRAIRRSLVFDTAFHDTEALLERVAPGLLPWDQLNSIGALVQSSVRSSETIERYVLDLWEASEAPQRLGIRLEGVDMDRLVLAGASPRGMSALLRAARVVAWLAGRPHVTPEDVRAVLPPVLGHRIFFTPVYELRRAEIASALIDRIMDSVSVP, from the coding sequence ATGGGAATCGACGAACGACTGGCCGAATGGCGCACGCTGGCGCTGCGCGTGGAGGACGAAGTCGCCAAGGCGGTGATCGGCCAGCCCGAGACGATCCGCCTGATCAACGTGGCGCTGTTCGCACGCGGCCATGTGCTGCTCGAGGGCGACGTGGGCGTCGGCAAGACCACCGTGCTTCGGGCCTTCGCGCGCGCGATCGGCGGGGACTTCGAGCGCGTCGAGGGCACGATCGACCTGATGCCCGGCGACCTGATCTATCACACCCATGTCGACGCCGAAGGCAGGCCGCGCATCGACCCGGGACCGCTGCTGCGCCACGGCGAGCGCCTGACCACGTTCTTCTTCAACGAGATCAACCGTGCGCGACCGCAGGTGCAGTCGCTGCTGCTGCGCGCGATGGCCGAGCGCTCGGTGTCGGCGTTCAACCGCGACTACCGCTTTCCGCAGATGACGGTGTTCGCCGACCGCAACAAGGTCGAGAAGGAAGAGACCTTCGAGCTTGCATCGGCCGCACGCGACCGCTTCATGTTGGAGCTCAACATGGGCAGGCCCACCGATCGCGCCATACGCCGCTCGCTGGTGTTCGACACCGCGTTCCACGACACCGAAGCGCTGCTCGAACGGGTCGCGCCGGGGCTGCTGCCATGGGACCAGCTGAACAGCATCGGCGCACTCGTGCAGAGCAGCGTGCGCAGCAGCGAGACGATAGAGCGCTACGTGCTCGACCTGTGGGAGGCGAGCGAGGCGCCGCAGCGCCTGGGCATCCGGCTCGAGGGCGTCGACATGGACCGGCTGGTCCTGGCCGGCGCCAGCCCGCGAGGCATGAGCGCCCTTCTGCGGGCGGCGCGTGTGGTCGCCTGGCTCGCGGGGCGTCCCCATGTGACACCCGAGGACGTGCGGGCGGTCCTGCCGCCGGTGCTCGGGCATCGCATCTTCTTCACGCCGGTCTACGAGCTGCGACGCGCCGAGATCGCGAGCGCGCTGATCGATCGCATCATGGACAGCGTGAGCGTGCCGTGA
- a CDS encoding VWA domain-containing protein translates to MSPSLAEVQEFHYRLRARVPGLRPGGHHGASLGNGQQFAAHRRLFDQPDPRRLDLRASLRDPRGDWLVRIQRQRTAVPVHAVVDVSASMHFGSSRTKLEVAADFVEALGRSVSRAGDALGLLAFDAVERDDLCMPPRQSRGLGGVMAGMLRACRPQEAGASSIDGLRRCLARLAGRPGLVFIVSDFHWPTDTLGTVLDMLAPACVVPMIAWDPGETEPPAATAMLAVSDAESGMRRTLWLREAVRVRWREAVAARRAELHALFEAHGMAAFHLHGRFDAEALSRHFLESVA, encoded by the coding sequence ATGAGCCCTTCCCTCGCCGAGGTGCAGGAGTTTCACTACCGGCTGCGCGCCCGCGTGCCCGGTCTGCGGCCGGGCGGGCACCATGGCGCCAGCCTGGGCAACGGCCAGCAGTTCGCCGCGCATCGGCGATTGTTCGACCAGCCGGACCCGCGCCGGCTCGATCTGCGCGCCAGCCTGCGCGACCCGCGAGGCGACTGGCTGGTGCGTATCCAGCGCCAGCGCACCGCGGTGCCGGTGCATGCAGTGGTCGACGTGTCGGCCTCCATGCACTTTGGCTCGTCGCGCACCAAGCTGGAAGTCGCGGCGGATTTCGTCGAAGCCCTGGGCCGCAGCGTCTCCCGCGCCGGCGACGCGCTCGGGCTGCTGGCCTTCGACGCGGTCGAGCGGGACGATCTCTGCATGCCGCCGCGCCAGAGCCGCGGCCTTGGCGGCGTGATGGCCGGGATGCTGCGCGCATGCCGGCCGCAGGAGGCCGGGGCGAGCTCCATCGACGGACTGCGGCGCTGCCTCGCACGGCTCGCCGGACGGCCGGGGCTGGTGTTCATCGTCTCCGATTTCCACTGGCCGACGGACACGCTGGGCACCGTGCTCGACATGCTGGCGCCGGCCTGCGTCGTGCCGATGATCGCCTGGGATCCCGGCGAGACCGAGCCGCCGGCGGCGACGGCCATGCTGGCGGTGAGCGATGCCGAGAGCGGGATGCGCCGCACGCTGTGGCTGCGCGAAGCCGTGCGCGTGCGCTGGCGAGAGGCCGTCGCGGCGCGCCGCGCCGAGCTGCACGCGCTGTTCGAGGCGCACGGCATGGCGGCCTTCCACCTGCACGGCCGCTTCGACGCCGAGGCGCTGTCGCGCCACTTCCTGGAATCGGTGGCATGA
- a CDS encoding calcium incorporation protein MxaA: MTARRCLATLLLALAAGAAPAATVEQPRPFGHVIGDVLTQRVLLHDDGHEVTATAPPAGRVGPWLERRPARVERDSAGRRWLVLDYQVINAPRDVSVVSLPALTIATQAGAPLSLPAWPVSIGPLTRPGALDPMRPDRPPAPRPTETLERQLALAIGALAFVLLAWLGWWAARQWRDARALPFARAWRALRRLDPAGGEAWLVLHRAIDASAGRVVQSATLSRLFVDAPQLAALRTRIEDFYRRSDQRFFADERAGPPYPLLDLCRALREVEKRHHG; the protein is encoded by the coding sequence ATGACGGCGCGCCGCTGCCTCGCGACGCTGCTGCTGGCGCTGGCCGCGGGGGCGGCCCCGGCCGCGACGGTGGAGCAGCCTCGGCCTTTCGGGCACGTCATCGGCGACGTGCTGACGCAGCGCGTGCTGCTGCACGACGATGGCCACGAGGTCACGGCGACCGCGCCGCCGGCCGGACGCGTGGGCCCGTGGCTGGAGCGGCGGCCGGCCCGCGTGGAGCGCGACAGCGCGGGCCGGCGCTGGCTGGTCCTCGACTACCAGGTCATCAACGCCCCGCGCGACGTGAGCGTGGTGTCGCTGCCGGCACTGACGATCGCCACGCAGGCCGGTGCGCCCCTGTCGCTGCCCGCCTGGCCCGTCAGCATCGGACCGCTGACGCGCCCCGGCGCGCTGGACCCCATGCGGCCCGACCGTCCGCCGGCGCCGCGTCCGACCGAGACCCTGGAGCGGCAGCTGGCGCTGGCCATCGGGGCCCTGGCGTTCGTGCTGCTCGCATGGCTCGGCTGGTGGGCTGCGCGGCAGTGGCGTGACGCCCGGGCCTTGCCGTTTGCGCGCGCCTGGCGGGCGCTGCGCCGCCTCGATCCGGCCGGCGGCGAGGCGTGGCTCGTGCTGCACCGGGCGATCGATGCCAGCGCCGGACGCGTGGTGCAGAGCGCCACGCTGTCGCGCCTGTTCGTCGATGCACCGCAGCTCGCCGCGCTGCGGACACGGATCGAGGACTTCTATCGGCGCTCGGACCAGCGCTTCTTCGCGGATGAGCGCGCCGGGCCGCCGTATCCCCTGCTGGACCTGTGTCGCGCCCTGCGCGAGGTCGAGAAGCGCCATCACGGCTGA
- a CDS encoding vWA domain-containing protein, translated as MPIDFTQPSLLLLLPLALLPLLRRRSDTLVFPFVAWLPADPVGRLLGVLWRALAVAAMACIVVGVAGPGQSGAQVLHIGRGAEVLILMDRSSSMDNVAHLNGIDDGGRFSVRESKNQIVRELLSRFVAQRPHDRFAFMTFSTSTQRIVPFTERGDMVQAALAATAIGRGLPETRMGGALLAAIGEFTGRRYAGSRVILVVSDGGAQLDETTRERIRAGLAREKLALYWVYIRSGPNSPDLTAETSTAYGSAEERALHDFFRTLETPYRLYQTDNSKAMAAAMAEIDRQQTLPLSFHERVPRRDFSPAFHLAALLCCAGLLACRALQLRSWT; from the coding sequence ATGCCCATCGACTTCACCCAACCGTCGCTGCTGCTGCTGCTGCCGCTTGCCCTGCTGCCGCTGCTGCGCCGGCGCTCCGACACGCTCGTCTTCCCGTTCGTCGCCTGGCTGCCGGCCGACCCGGTCGGACGGCTGCTGGGTGTGCTGTGGCGCGCGCTCGCGGTGGCGGCGATGGCATGCATCGTCGTCGGAGTCGCCGGGCCGGGGCAATCGGGAGCCCAGGTGCTGCACATCGGCCGCGGCGCCGAGGTGCTGATCCTCATGGACCGCAGCAGCAGCATGGACAACGTCGCGCACCTCAACGGCATCGACGACGGTGGTCGCTTCTCGGTGCGGGAGTCGAAGAACCAGATCGTGCGCGAGCTGCTGAGCCGCTTCGTCGCTCAACGCCCGCACGACCGCTTCGCGTTCATGACCTTCAGCACCAGCACGCAGCGCATCGTTCCCTTCACCGAGCGCGGCGACATGGTGCAGGCCGCGCTCGCCGCCACGGCGATTGGTCGCGGGCTGCCCGAGACGCGCATGGGCGGGGCGCTGCTCGCCGCGATCGGCGAGTTCACGGGCCGCCGCTACGCCGGCAGCCGCGTGATCCTCGTCGTGTCGGACGGCGGCGCGCAGCTCGACGAGACCACACGCGAACGCATCCGCGCGGGCCTGGCGCGCGAGAAGCTCGCGCTGTACTGGGTGTACATCCGCAGCGGGCCGAATTCACCCGACCTGACGGCCGAGACGAGCACGGCGTACGGGTCGGCCGAAGAGCGTGCGCTGCACGATTTCTTCCGCACGCTGGAGACGCCGTACCGCCTGTACCAGACCGACAACTCCAAGGCCATGGCCGCGGCCATGGCGGAGATCGACCGGCAGCAGACCCTTCCCCTGTCGTTTCACGAGCGCGTGCCGCGCCGCGACTTCTCCCCGGCGTTCCACCTCGCCGCGCTGCTGTGCTGCGCCGGCCTGCTCGCGTGCCGTGCGCTGCAGCTGCGGAGCTGGACATGA
- a CDS encoding MxaK protein translates to MRRRTCHLLFGAAALACGLAVLVNGLRLQQARQTNRAIAAAARQPVGQDPAPAPSAAPREVRLARAIALAEAGAYDAAFKAYGGLIQQGPPDAVARQALFNLGNMHLRQGAAPDASVPAMTMVELAKQRYRDLLRIDPGDWDARYNLERALRLAPEEQAPQAEQDIEPVERRRVRAHDFPAGDLP, encoded by the coding sequence ATGAGGCGGCGAACCTGCCACCTGCTGTTCGGTGCGGCCGCGCTGGCCTGTGGCCTCGCGGTGCTGGTGAACGGCTTGCGGCTTCAGCAGGCGAGGCAGACCAATCGCGCGATCGCCGCCGCGGCGCGGCAGCCCGTGGGGCAGGACCCTGCTCCCGCACCGAGCGCGGCGCCGCGCGAGGTCCGCCTCGCACGAGCCATCGCGCTGGCCGAGGCCGGTGCCTACGACGCCGCCTTCAAGGCCTATGGCGGACTCATCCAGCAAGGCCCGCCCGACGCTGTCGCGCGGCAGGCGCTGTTCAACCTCGGCAACATGCACCTGCGGCAAGGCGCTGCGCCCGATGCGTCCGTCCCGGCCATGACCATGGTCGAGCTGGCCAAGCAGCGCTATCGCGACCTGCTGCGCATCGACCCCGGCGACTGGGATGCGCGCTACAACCTCGAGCGGGCCCTGCGCCTGGCGCCCGAAGAGCAGGCGCCGCAGGCCGAACAGGACATCGAGCCGGTCGAGCGCCGGCGCGTGCGCGCGCACGACTTCCCCGCCGGCGACCTGCCATGA
- a CDS encoding MxaL protein, which translates to MTLRADLAIAGALLLLAAAVWMPPVTLQRPVFSYMVTFDITQSMDVEDVEHAGAPVSRLALARLAMRDALRRLPCGSRIGWSIFADYRALPLMMPVEVCGHYEELLASLDAIDGRMRWANASNVGKGVTWTVRSAKLIGSGVSVVFITDGHESPPLRGDAAPPMAGITPGDVGGWLIGVGGALPAPIPKTDRDGNRAGFWQAGDVVQRDDMPSHEHLSELREAHLQSLARVMGLGYRRLVEADALAKALLDARLARSAPVQTDVSQVPALLALLLLAWRFRPGLSLTRSRRRDRESP; encoded by the coding sequence ATGACGCTGCGTGCGGACCTTGCCATCGCCGGGGCGCTGCTGCTGCTCGCCGCCGCGGTGTGGATGCCGCCGGTGACCTTGCAGCGCCCCGTGTTCAGCTACATGGTCACCTTCGACATCACGCAGAGCATGGACGTCGAGGATGTGGAGCATGCGGGCGCGCCGGTCAGCCGGCTGGCGCTCGCCCGCCTCGCGATGCGCGACGCCCTGCGCCGGCTGCCGTGCGGCTCGCGGATCGGCTGGAGCATCTTCGCCGACTATCGCGCGCTGCCGCTGATGATGCCGGTGGAGGTCTGCGGCCACTACGAGGAGCTGCTGGCCTCGCTGGACGCCATCGACGGACGCATGCGCTGGGCCAACGCCAGCAACGTCGGCAAGGGCGTGACCTGGACGGTTCGCAGCGCCAAGCTCATCGGGTCCGGCGTCAGCGTGGTCTTCATCACCGACGGGCACGAGTCGCCGCCGCTGCGCGGCGATGCCGCGCCGCCCATGGCCGGCATCACGCCGGGCGACGTCGGCGGCTGGCTGATCGGCGTCGGCGGCGCGCTGCCGGCGCCCATTCCCAAGACCGATCGCGACGGCAACCGCGCCGGCTTCTGGCAGGCCGGTGATGTCGTGCAGCGCGACGACATGCCGAGCCATGAGCACCTGTCGGAGCTGCGAGAGGCTCACCTGCAATCGCTGGCGCGCGTCATGGGCTTGGGCTACCGGCGCCTCGTGGAGGCGGACGCGCTCGCGAAGGCGCTGCTCGATGCGCGGCTCGCGCGAAGCGCTCCGGTGCAGACCGACGTCTCGCAGGTGCCGGCGCTGCTGGCCCTGCTGCTGCTGGCGTGGCGATTCAGGCCGGGCCTCAGCCTGACCCGCTCCCGCCGGCGGGACAGGGAATCCCCTTAG
- a CDS encoding ABC transporter substrate-binding protein — protein sequence MRTCVQAGVLAVGRPLRAQPRPARVVFLNPGESVERGTGPLWRSLGRFMTLAARALDLELEVVYAERDHLLMLRQAEEVARRAAAPDYVVIVNEKMAARQMLESLSRSPAKVLVIHNDLTAEQRRQIGNERQQFGRWIGTAVADNARGGWRLMEELYRQVGQSEPRIIGITGDPNTPVSIERAQGVQQYVDRAGRGRILQLAHGDWSYADGEQKGRVLLARYPDANIIWAANDSMALGALRAVREHASGVRVGGMGGWPDALESIAAGGQAATAAGHNLIGAWAMVLLHDYHHGHDFAEHGGPAQKLDYLFVVHRGNVARYEELLFRQAETLDFRRYSKVAQAGRSRSGRYDFTIERLVSKARGS from the coding sequence TTGCGCACATGCGTCCAGGCAGGTGTCCTGGCGGTGGGCCGGCCGTTGCGAGCGCAGCCGCGCCCGGCCCGCGTGGTCTTCCTCAATCCGGGCGAGAGTGTCGAGCGCGGCACCGGTCCGCTGTGGCGCTCGCTCGGCCGCTTCATGACGCTTGCGGCGCGTGCCCTCGACCTGGAGCTCGAGGTGGTGTATGCCGAACGCGATCACCTGCTGATGCTGCGCCAGGCCGAAGAGGTGGCGCGACGCGCCGCCGCACCCGACTACGTGGTGATCGTCAACGAGAAGATGGCCGCGCGGCAGATGCTGGAATCGCTGTCGCGCTCCCCCGCCAAGGTGCTGGTAATCCACAACGACCTCACCGCCGAGCAGCGGCGACAGATCGGCAACGAGCGGCAGCAGTTCGGGCGTTGGATCGGCACGGCGGTGGCGGACAACGCGCGCGGCGGCTGGCGCCTGATGGAGGAGCTGTACCGACAGGTGGGGCAAAGCGAGCCGCGCATCATCGGCATCACCGGCGACCCGAACACGCCGGTGTCGATCGAGCGGGCGCAAGGGGTGCAGCAATACGTCGACCGGGCGGGCCGCGGCCGGATCCTCCAGCTCGCCCATGGCGACTGGAGCTACGCCGACGGCGAGCAGAAGGGCCGGGTGCTGCTCGCGCGCTATCCGGACGCCAACATCATCTGGGCCGCCAACGATTCGATGGCGCTGGGCGCGTTGCGCGCCGTCAGGGAGCACGCCAGCGGCGTGCGCGTGGGCGGCATGGGAGGCTGGCCGGACGCGCTGGAGAGCATCGCCGCCGGTGGACAGGCGGCCACCGCCGCCGGCCACAACCTCATCGGCGCCTGGGCGATGGTGCTGCTGCACGACTATCACCACGGCCACGACTTCGCCGAGCACGGCGGCCCGGCGCAGAAGCTGGACTACCTGTTCGTGGTCCATCGCGGCAACGTCGCCCGCTACGAGGAGCTCCTGTTCCGCCAGGCCGAGACCCTGGACTTCAGGCGCTATTCCAAGGTGGCCCAGGCCGGGCGCTCGCGTTCGGGGCGCTACGACTTCACGATCGAGCGACTCGTCTCCAAGGCCCGCGGCTCGTGA
- a CDS encoding ATP-binding protein, whose translation MTALRPIASLHTKLMVAMALMGALLAAGSSFVLIERDRERRMVELDGRATRIADLFGHSLAQPLWNVDRPSIDNQLAALAPNPEVAQFTVTAVNYGVVSEVTKVRGPDLANGVVRVRAIQHEPLAGGGMQQIGEVRVVLTRAVAEKAIADARRAILVLVGSVVALLYGMTYLLLRRLVSGPIKRLEATVDRISGGDFDARCEIRSRDELGRLGARVNTMGDRLRDSTQRLRESEAKYRGIFENALEGIFGLDRDGRLHDANPAMARLLGHASASDLMAAMNADPQGVFGREQVDAVFAALDRDGEIGGMELQLARADGSPIWVHLSARPSGGSPPRSGHALSLVGLITDITARKLALEELHRHRERLEQAVQERTAQLVKAKEQAEVANDAKTAFLTQMSHELRTPLNGILGFAQILQRDKPLTERQAHGLRIIEESGQHLLTLINDILDWARMDVGRMELFPGDTPLADFLGVVSEIVQVKADEKNLLFVQDFAPDLPATVQVDEKRLRQVLLNLLSNAVRFTDAGQVTLRVRRLALPRWQNRAQPQDNTVRLRFEVEDTGIGMTQAQADKLFQPFEQVAEKPRREGGTGLGLAISRQLVHLMGGDIGLRTQPDHGSCFWFELVLPASDLLVPSPPRQSLPTGYEGPRKRVMVVDDSPQNRAMLVDSLGMLGFDVVEAGDGRQALDMLQEVQPDLVVMDIMMPVLDGLEATRCIRSLQRFAALPIVAASASATRQVEDAARQAGATEFVVKPIAQDVLLDKIGRLLNLRWVCEDESGAEAAAQAGGSDGLPLPLEYAEALYRLARVGNMRRIQEYADELQDLDPRFAPLAQHLRALAGACQSTAIRQVAEKCCRASSDQTTV comes from the coding sequence ATGACTGCCCTGCGCCCCATCGCGAGCCTGCACACCAAGCTGATGGTGGCCATGGCCCTGATGGGCGCGCTGCTCGCGGCCGGCTCCTCTTTCGTGCTGATCGAGCGCGACCGCGAGCGCCGCATGGTCGAGCTCGACGGACGCGCCACGCGCATTGCCGACCTGTTCGGGCACTCGCTGGCGCAACCGCTGTGGAACGTGGATCGCCCCTCCATCGACAACCAGCTGGCCGCGCTGGCGCCCAACCCCGAGGTCGCGCAGTTCACGGTCACGGCGGTCAACTACGGCGTCGTGTCCGAAGTCACCAAGGTGCGAGGGCCGGACCTGGCCAATGGCGTGGTGCGGGTGCGGGCCATCCAGCACGAGCCGCTGGCCGGCGGCGGAATGCAGCAGATCGGCGAAGTGCGGGTCGTGCTGACGCGCGCCGTCGCGGAGAAGGCCATCGCGGACGCGCGACGCGCCATCCTCGTGCTGGTGGGGTCGGTCGTCGCCTTGCTGTACGGGATGACCTACCTGCTGCTGCGTCGCCTGGTCAGCGGGCCCATCAAGCGCCTGGAAGCGACCGTCGACCGCATCTCCGGCGGTGACTTCGACGCGCGCTGCGAGATCCGTTCGCGTGACGAGCTGGGCCGCCTGGGCGCGCGCGTCAACACCATGGGCGACCGCCTGCGAGACTCGACACAACGCCTGCGTGAAAGCGAAGCCAAGTACCGCGGCATCTTCGAGAACGCGCTAGAGGGCATCTTCGGCCTGGACCGCGACGGACGCCTGCACGACGCCAACCCGGCGATGGCGCGGCTGCTCGGCCATGCCAGTGCGAGCGACCTGATGGCAGCGATGAACGCTGACCCGCAGGGCGTGTTCGGGCGCGAGCAGGTCGATGCCGTCTTCGCCGCGCTGGACCGCGATGGCGAGATCGGCGGCATGGAGCTGCAGCTGGCGCGTGCGGACGGAAGCCCGATCTGGGTTCATCTGAGCGCGCGGCCGTCCGGCGGCTCCCCTCCCCGGTCGGGCCACGCGCTGTCGCTCGTGGGCCTGATCACCGACATCACGGCGCGCAAGCTCGCGCTGGAGGAGCTGCATCGGCATCGCGAACGGCTCGAGCAGGCGGTGCAGGAACGAACCGCTCAGCTCGTGAAGGCCAAGGAGCAGGCCGAAGTGGCCAACGACGCGAAGACGGCCTTCCTCACCCAGATGAGCCATGAGCTGCGCACGCCGCTCAACGGCATCCTCGGCTTCGCGCAGATCCTGCAGCGCGACAAGCCGCTGACCGAGCGACAGGCCCACGGGCTGCGCATCATCGAGGAGAGCGGCCAGCATCTGCTGACGCTGATCAACGACATCCTCGACTGGGCGCGCATGGATGTCGGCAGGATGGAGCTGTTCCCGGGCGACACCCCTCTCGCGGACTTCCTCGGCGTCGTGTCGGAGATCGTGCAGGTCAAGGCCGACGAGAAGAACCTGCTCTTCGTACAGGACTTCGCGCCCGATCTTCCGGCGACGGTGCAGGTCGACGAGAAGCGCCTGCGCCAGGTGCTGCTGAACCTGCTGTCGAATGCCGTCAGGTTCACCGACGCCGGCCAGGTCACGCTGCGGGTGCGGCGCCTCGCCTTGCCGCGCTGGCAGAACCGGGCGCAGCCGCAGGACAACACGGTGCGGTTGCGCTTCGAGGTGGAAGACACCGGCATCGGGATGACGCAGGCGCAGGCGGACAAGCTGTTCCAGCCGTTCGAGCAGGTCGCGGAGAAGCCGCGTCGCGAGGGCGGCACCGGACTGGGCCTGGCCATCAGCAGGCAGCTGGTCCACCTGATGGGCGGCGACATCGGCCTGAGAACGCAGCCCGACCATGGCAGCTGTTTCTGGTTCGAGCTGGTGCTCCCGGCGAGCGACCTGCTGGTGCCGTCGCCGCCGCGCCAGAGCCTGCCCACCGGCTACGAGGGGCCGCGCAAGCGGGTGATGGTGGTCGACGACTCGCCGCAGAACCGAGCGATGCTGGTCGACAGCCTCGGCATGCTGGGCTTCGACGTGGTCGAGGCGGGCGATGGCCGGCAGGCGCTCGACATGCTGCAGGAGGTGCAGCCGGATCTCGTCGTGATGGACATCATGATGCCGGTGCTCGACGGGCTGGAGGCCACGCGGTGCATCCGCAGCCTCCAGCGCTTCGCAGCCCTGCCCATCGTCGCCGCCTCGGCCAGCGCGACCCGGCAGGTCGAAGACGCCGCGCGGCAGGCGGGCGCGACCGAGTTCGTCGTCAAGCCGATCGCGCAGGACGTTCTGCTCGACAAGATCGGCCGCCTGCTGAACCTGCGCTGGGTCTGCGAGGACGAGTCCGGTGCCGAGGCGGCCGCGCAGGCAGGCGGATCGGACGGGCTGCCCCTGCCCCTCGAATACGCCGAAGCGCTCTACCGGCTGGCGCGCGTCGGCAACATGCGCCGCATCCAGGAGTACGCGGACGAGCTGCAGGACCTGGATCCGCGCTTTGCGCCGCTCGCCCAGCACTTGCGGGCGCTGGCCGGGGCCTGCCAGTCGACGGCGATCCGCCAGGTGGCCGAGAAATGCTGCAGGGCGTCGAGCGACCAGACGACCGTGTGA
- a CDS encoding pentapeptide repeat-containing protein: MAALLLCLGRTVMASDLSLDQVRAALRDASPTRPADLAGKDLSDLDLSKLDFRGANLRGANLFGSKLVQADFRDANLQGANLNGAWLMGTDFTGARLDRASLLSVVVLGGEVKKMPVFKGASMTGVRMIADLPGADLAGADFSRAKVGVDIKNQGMGQMRTDLSGARLAGATLADADFSRSMMAFCDLRGSNLRGASFFRVKLAGADLSDADITGTDFTEADLSGTIFRGVKGFAEAKGLDRAENVDKIVR; the protein is encoded by the coding sequence GTGGCGGCACTGCTGCTCTGCCTGGGCCGGACCGTCATGGCGAGCGACCTGTCGCTGGATCAGGTCCGCGCCGCGCTGCGAGACGCATCTCCCACCAGGCCGGCCGATCTTGCCGGCAAGGATCTGTCGGACCTGGACCTCTCGAAGCTCGACTTTCGCGGGGCCAACCTGCGCGGCGCGAACCTGTTCGGCAGCAAGCTGGTGCAGGCCGACTTCCGCGATGCCAACCTGCAAGGCGCCAATCTGAACGGCGCGTGGTTGATGGGCACCGACTTCACCGGTGCCCGGCTGGATCGCGCCAGCCTGCTGTCGGTGGTGGTGCTGGGGGGCGAGGTGAAGAAGATGCCCGTCTTCAAGGGCGCGAGCATGACCGGCGTGCGGATGATCGCCGACCTGCCGGGCGCGGACCTTGCCGGCGCGGATTTCAGCCGCGCCAAGGTGGGCGTCGACATCAAGAACCAGGGCATGGGGCAGATGCGCACCGACCTCTCCGGCGCCAGGCTGGCGGGCGCCACCCTGGCGGACGCCGACTTCAGCCGTTCGATGATGGCCTTCTGCGATCTCCGGGGAAGCAACCTGCGTGGCGCCAGCTTCTTTCGGGTCAAGCTCGCCGGCGCCGACCTGAGCGATGCCGACATCACCGGCACGGACTTCACCGAGGCCGACCTGAGCGGAACGATCTTCCGGGGTGTCAAGGGCTTCGCGGAAGCGAAGGGGCTGGATCGCGCGGAGAACGTGGACAAGATCGTTCGGTGA